In Ictalurus furcatus strain D&B chromosome 20, Billie_1.0, whole genome shotgun sequence, the DNA window tatcatttgttgtttttgtatgttgtattttatttttttctctctttaacaTGACGATTCCAGATATTAGTGTACTATAAGTGTATGAATTGGCAGGTTTccacaacatatatatatatatatatatatatatatatatatatatatatatatatatatatatatccacaaaatatatatatataacagagtATTTACGTCATTTTTCCCATCACATACCTTGAGTTTATCAAGAACCTCAAAGATGCGGTTGGCCAGATCTTCGTCTTTGCGACTAACCACAGCATCGGCAGGAACTTGAGCCAGGTTGCAGGTTTTAAACTCGTCCACACTTTTCCGGGAGCCATCTTTGCACAGCAGCTCATAGTTGGCTTTATCGGCGGCTAAAAATACTCAAGGATGAATATCATGATATTGCTCCTCATACAGAATCTGGTTCTAACTGCAGTAAAATGTGATCAAAGGTAAGCCTATTATGCTGTCATGAAATTTTCATATGACTTCTCGGCATCTTACTAAGCACTGTGAAGTGGTTCACAAAGGCGACGTCTCCGGCTCCGTCCTTCAGGCACCTGCAGGAACGGAAAAGAAGGGGGTTACGTCTAGAATTTGTCACCGTCTAGGGAGTTTCAATTCAAGATAAATGACACATGTGGACAGCTGCCGCTGTTTATGCTAAAGTAGCTTGATTCCAGGCAACTTTGGTGTTTAACACTACGCTGGTTAACACTACACATGTACAAGAACATGGCCACGTGTCCCAGACGTCCTCCGTAATGCGATGAGAGTGGATATTAATATCATATCTTAGCAGGACCAAAGACAAAAGTGAACATGTGATGGAAGGCTAGTGAGGCAAAGGTGCTAAGATTTAAGGTAGCATTTACGATTTTGAGCTCTTGCTGTGGCAATACAGGAGACCATCTAAAAAATGTGTTCTTCTTTTTAGGCAGGCAGACCGAATGGGAATAAACGTCACGTGAAGGAAAAGACAATTCCCTGCATGGGAAGGGATACGGAATACGCTTTTGCTCTTGCTAGCAGATGCTGTCAGTTCGTCTGAACTTTGTCTATTTTTGGGAAGATTTTTCTCTCGCAGTTTGGTCAATTCCCACCCACACAACAGATATCCAACTTAGATACCTGCCTTCTTCTGCATATATGAGCATACACGTGCTTACAGTTGacgtgtcactgtgattgacaagggGGAGACAGAATGCCCCTCCAACCTAGAGCGCACGGGCAATTGTGCTACCTTGACTCCCAGCCACGGATTCCTGTGGCACTCATCTAGGGGAACTCTGTTGTGTGAATTCACAAATCTTGGTCTTGTGAGCCAATAGACAACAAGAAGGCAATAAGAGCTAGCATCTCTACCTTGTCTCCAAGATCACATCCACCCGAACCTACGCGCAGATTTATCGTTTACACGGTTAGCATGGAATTGTTGCACTGGggttttttgtggggtttttttcttgctgCCTGCGAGGATTATCGTGTTAGCGATGTTAGCACGTCTGATGATGTTCTTACTGGAAAGCTCCATCGTGACCATAATACGGCTCCTTGTGAGAGCGCGAGCAGTCGCCTTTACACAGTTCGCACAGTCTCAAGCTGTTGATTGCTCCAGGCACACAACTGGCTGGGAAGAATTCCTTCACCGCTGCAAAACAAACAGATGCAAATCAGATGAAATAGGCACTTGGAATTCTGGGAAAATGAAAGAGCCTCTCACCCTCTTCCACAGGTTTGTCCTCGATGCCGGCCCATTTAATATGGCCCTTTTCGACGAGCGTGCCGATGGGGATGTTCCAGCCTGCAGTTTGCCCCAATCCAGTGTGACAGGTCTTCTTCCCACGAAGGTCATGGAAGCCAAAATTAGTGCCTTTTTTTGCTACGGCTACAGCGTAGTAGCACGTCTCTTCATCTGAAACAAGTTCAGCAATTTACATCAGCAGTTGATGtccactttttgaaaaaaaagccaacaggaTTTGGTGACATACTTAAAGACTACTGATAAAAAGTAAAGTGTGAAACGTTTTAACTGCCGCACAGGCCTTTATCActcttttaaatgttaaaattattataaagagACTACCTGCGCCGTAATGTTCTGCGATGATGGGGTGAAGGTTGTAGGGTGCGAGACCGGCTGTGTAGATATCTCCTCCGTCCAGAGTGATGGCATCTGCTTCACCTTTCTGATCAAACACATTCCCAGAATTGACTGAATTTGGGATTTACAGCATTGTTAGGAATGTATGTAGTATCTCTGGTTCTGTTTCATCCCTCCTGTCCACCTGAGCTCAGGTGACCGTGTgatgtttctgtgcatgttcttgtCCCTGTATCTGCGTGGGTTTTCTCAGACCCAGTAGGTGGATTAGTTAAGATTAATTACCCAgaagtgtgaatgaatgaatgaatgtgtgaatgtgtgagtgtgtgagtgtgttgtggTGCCCTGTAATGATctggcatctcatccagggtgtattcctgactgacgcccagtgttcccgggataggctccggatccattgtgaccctgatcaggataaagcgcttactgaaagTGAGGAAACGATTTAAGTATGCACATAATTTACCTGGATGGCTTTGATGCATTCCATCGAGCCCTCGAGCTTCACACAACTTAACAAATCGGATTTTGAGGCGAGCTGTCTGCATTTTTGAGCTTCCTGCTCTGACTTTAGGCACCATCTGATTCTCGGATCCATTGGCGCAGCCTTCGCTAAAGCTGAAACAACAAGAAATGACTTGCATTGgggaaaacaaatataataatgagCTTGGCATCTAGATTTTAGACGGAATAGTAAATGATAAATTTTGTAGTATATCGTAGGCCATGTGTGAaattctaatctaatctaatactTATCAAGGCCTGAAAGAATGTCAGATTTATGTGGATTTTCGGTTGTAGTAGTGGTCTGAGCTGTACGTGTGTACACACAGTCAGTATTACACAATGCCAGAATGGAAAGTTCAGAGTGAATCATCAGTAATGAAGATAATGCAGTAGGAGCAGATGGTTATATCGTTGCTTATAATATAGTGGAATTAGCAGAGTCTCGTTTCGCAACAAATTACAAATGAACAATCCATCAAAAATAATACAGACCTCAAACTACGCCCTGTCTACAATTTAGAGTCAACCACAGAGTTTATAATCAGTCtggcgtttaaaaaaaaaaagctgtacaATATTTACTGCATTACCGACGCATCCCAGGACGACACCGATGACCGAGAGCTTCATGCTGGACTCCTGGATGCAGCAGACAGAGCTAGGGTGTTAGTGTGGATTCAATGGGAGACTACAGCTCAGGGGGCTGAGGATAACAGCAAAGGTGTGGGCTCAATCCTAAATGACTTAAAAttcactatataagtgcactgCATAGGGTATAAAATAGGGGGCTTCTACACCTTTTTGTAGTGCACTATGTGTCCAATGGgaagctgtttttgttttgtggaaaTTCCAGTTTCAAAGTCCATTTCCCCCTCTGTAAACatatcacatatttacacacacacacacacacacacacacacaaacacacacacacacacatatatatatatatatatatatatatatatatatatatataatttcatagTTTAAATAATAACCATGAAAAGAGACAATTCTTATGAGGATTTTGAagattttgtcatttttcagaattatttaCATATGACTATATTGCGATACCAGTGTCAGCTAATAAACTACACCATAAGTGCACTACGAAAAGCATCAACTGAACTTCTACAGCATATGTAGTGCCCTAAAGTTCCTATAAATAAATAGGGAGCTGTTTGGGATTGAGCCAGAATCATCACCGTTTCACCATCGACCCCTTCCTAGGACTAGACAATGTGTAatgatgaaatatttcacttttctgagataaCACAGGTAtcagtagaattttttttttataacagttaCAACCTCTGATTGGAAGAAGTGTGTcgtccattaatattggcacccttggcagATATGAGCTGtgaaggctgtgagaaattgtcttAATTCttgaaccttttgatgttttgttaaaagaattcacagaaatactctgccctcatggatattaaacaattacaaacacaacacaggtttatcccaaaacaaatatctttgttgaatataggtgtgcaacaattattggcacccttttagtcaatactttgtgctagctcgctttgccaagataacagctgtgagtcttctcctataacgcctggtgaggttggagaatacatggcgagggatctgagagcgttcctccatacagaacctctccagatccttcacatttggaggtccacgctggtggactctcctcttcagttcaccccacaggttttctatggggttcaggtcaggggactgggatggtcatggcaggaccttgattttgtggtcagtaaaccatttctgtgttgattttgatgtatgttttggtggctaataagacaaaaacacgacaagctgcgtgtttttgtcttattaacttcaatttactaataaaaatgattaataataatcatgatccTCAACTTTTCTGCATTAAAAGGCAGCTCAGTAAAGTGCTTtacaaaggaaaataaataaataaatcaataaaacgcAGAAGTTTAAGGGAAAATGCCTCATGAAAAATcgataaatataatttatataaaatttgagaaaatataatgtttaaaaaaaaattttttttgttttaaagacaaatgctTGTGTACGGATGGATTCTACTGAACATGATtcatctgaaaaataaaaataaaaaacaaagacaaaacaaatcCGTCTTTCAGCTCATGCACAAGAGGCACCGCTCCAGTTTAGAGTCCCTGTGGACATCACTGAGGAGAATCATTATCACTACAGATGTACTCAGAGAAAAGAAGCTGCTGGAAGCAGGAACTGAACTTATGGACGAAGAAATTCATGCGTAAGTGATTTTTATGGTGATAAATAACAAACTCAGACTTTGAATGGGCTGCAAACTCGTTCtagaatatttgaatatttaaatatctaTGCCAGAGCTAGCAAGGTAGCTAACATATACCTGCCTTTGTGTTACATTATGAGAAAAataatatacttatatactCAGTGTCAGGAAAtccacgtaatgaaggttaggacggatgcaaatgcagataagagtttatttagagagagacGGGCAGACAGATCtgaatcatgagacaatagcgtgggtAAAataacaggcaaagggtcaggcgatctgtgaacaggcataaactaggcaaggcgaGAATCATCAACGAGGAACAAGAAGCAAGACCAATGAACATAAAACACACTGAGGACACGGGTACGAACGCTTAGTACGGTGAGAGCACTCGATACTAGGCAAGGTCatagtgttcaaaaagtctGTTATATAgcgtggagagagagagtgagtgagtgtgtgagtgtgagattggcaacaggtgtgtgtgattagaattccggagaaggtgaacttgcgtgggaagtgtagtccatggcggccatgtttgtagccCGCAGTGCAgggtgggaaatgtagtcactggtttgctgtgatatgacacttcGAATATAGCTAGGTTGCACAACATCTTCATATATTAATTAGTATTAAGTTTTTTGTGCAACCTAGTTATGTTCTAAGTTAAACTATGTGGAGATATCCAGTTATGTTTTAAAGTACAGTAGGGTCGTATTGTTTATTTAAGTTGTTTATTTCTCGGTTGCATATTTCTCAGTAATGTTTCAAAGTGACATGAAACATAAGAGCTTAGCTGTACCTGTTAACAGTGGATTATTAACACGCCTGGAAGACATTTTGTGCACATGTACACTTGAGTTGATTGACTATTTAGTTTGATCACAGTGAGGTGTGCAGTTCAGGTTTACAGTACAGACTGGTACAGTATGTGAATCTCACACAGTTTacacctgtttgtttgtttttagacgGTGATGTGGATGGAGAGACTGAGGATCGTGGACTTGCCGAAGAtctttagataaataaataaataaatcaaattcagAGACCTTATGTATTGGTACGAGGTACAGCTGGGTGACAtgagcagaaaaacagcatCTCTGTCATTCTCAGACACTTGGTGCTTGAAAGTCTGTGAACTctagaattatatatatacctaaAGGTGGTTTTCTGGCCAGATGAGAACAAGATAGaacttttttggtttaaatgagaagcgttatgtttggagaaatgaaaacgctgcattccagcagaagaaccttctcccatctgtgaaacatgatggtggtagtgtcatggtttgggtctgttttgctgcatctggaccaggacgactcgccattaTCGATGTCACAACgagttctgaattataccataccagaacggttaaagaagaataaaggtaatgtttcggaacggccgagtcaaagtcctgaccttaatccagtagaaatgttgtggaagaacctgaagcgagtagttcatgtgaggaaacacaccaacatcccagagttgaagctgttctgtacggaggaacgggataaagttcctccaagccgacgtgcaggactgatcaacacttaccccaaacgtttatctgcagtgattactgcacaaggactcacaccacatactgaacgcaaaggtgcacatacttttacccctcacagatatgtaatactggatcattttcctcaataaataaatgaccaagtgtagtatttgtgtctcatttatttaattggggtCTCTTTATCATCtttgaggacttgtgtgaaaatatgatgatgttttattgtatactcagtgtgttgtgtgtttattcatgcaaaagTACACTTtgtaatttcattttttttatttcaggcaTCTTCTGCTAAAAGAACAGAAATGCAATCACACCAAGGTGGATTTTATTCCAAAAAAGGTCAGAAATCAGGAACACGTGAGAGAAAAATCGTCTTAAAAACCATCTTAAAAACCGCATCCAAGACAAACCGGACCGTTTCAGGCTTTTTGGCAAGGGCGAGCGGTACAGGCCTCCTCCAGTTctgtgaaggaaagaaagaagaaaacgtGAGGGATGTGGTGGTATACAGGTGTACTGTGATGAGAAAGTGTAAATGATGGTGTTTAAGTGCTCATATAGGGCACGGAGAATGATCACAGTGTTGTACAGTAGCACGtttcatgaaataaacacaagagcaagaaaaaatccataataaaatacattaaatacgCAGTGCAACATGCTTACCCTTTCATCTTaaatagagaaaataaagatatCGTAGAAATTCTAAaagcaacaataaaataaatataaaataaagttaagaTTGTAAAAGGGATTGGGTAAAGCAGGGAATCTTAGCTTTACAGTTGTTTACGAAATGTCAAATCACACAAGTATAAcctagaaaaaagaaaatttgcTTTCAGCAATATTCTATAAGCCTTTAGCAGATAAAGTGATGTGCTGAAACATAAAAAAGATAAATCCACTCCTAGAACATTTTAACTTTGTACTGTGCCTTTAATATttaagattcttttttttttctttttttttttaccagactTGGTCTTCGGACACTGGTGCAGAGAGTTTAAGGAGGTTATGTAAGCCTCTCCCAGGAAGTCCTGATAGGTCTGTGATTTTGGAACCTCTTGGAGACATTTGGTCGAGTCTTTGAAGAGTGATTTTTCTTCCCCATCAGACTGAAAAATTCTGAATGAGTCATCTGAGCCAGAAAGACCAAACTTATCCTGAAATACAGAGAAGAAATGTCAACACTCAGTCAGTGCTTCAGTGAGTttggcaaaaagaaaaagtttggCTTTTGTTGTCGTTTAAAACTGAAAGCACTAAATCTGACGCTGGACGGCGTAGGAGATGAACCGCGCTTGGTGTTCGTACTCACCTGCTGCTCCTTGAGGAACGACACCACGTCGTCACGTTTCTCTGGACGAGTGACGACGGCGTGAGCTGGAACTTTGGCTAAATGACACTGCTCATGTGCAGTAATTTCAGCAGAGCCACTGGGACAGATGAGCTTGAAGTCTGCTGATTTGAAAGCCTTGGCCCACGCTGGTCCGCTGCCTGGAGAGAGATGCGGGAGTTCTTCAGGAATATAAAGCTGGACTGTGTGGTGTTTGTCATTGTGaatgatattatttattattgaaattGGATTCCTGTGTATCCTGATCACATTTGTTGAAAAACAGTTTGTTTTGAGACTCGAGAATTACTACACACCATGCACCATACAGAAGACGTGCTGATTAATTAAACATTCGGACTTATCGGATCTCCGACTCACCGTCTGTGTTTTCCGCTACGGTGCTGTGCTTAACAAAGGCCACGTCACCGGCACCTTCAGCCAAACACCTGCAGGACACCAACACTCAGACTCAACACCGTCTCAATCTTCACTCTGTAATCTCACTGATAACCATTTAGACCTACAGTAAGACATTTCCACTTGTGTATGACCGTGTTATTATTCACGACGGGCTTCGGCTGTTAGAAATCCTCCGATTAAACCGATTAGATATGTACCTGATAATTCACTGCTATATGTtagaaactaaaataaatagtgCTACAACAAAGCATTGTTGTAGAACATCACAGATCTCCGTGCCTTTCCCTCTCACTCTTTCCTACAGTATGAGACGAAACCACTTCAAATCGTCTTTCAGAGATACCGATCGTTTCGGTTCTAAAATATTACTGGCCACCCCTGATATTCACACTCCAGGTTTTAAACCTAAACAGAATGATCACACTACAGCCGTTGTTCTGTCTGGAGAGACCCTCCATCGTTGCCTGTTATGCTGTTAGCCTAGATTAAACCACTGCATcagaaatgctttattttataacaaactGGACCTTCAAAAGTTTTAATCGAATACCCCTGATGTATGCTCACGTTAGCATGAAGCCGCGCTCCAAACACgagcttttttttgtggtaaaattaggattttttttaagttagcAATGCTGGCAGATCGGATGACCTTCTAGAGCCGACGTCGCGTCGTCTGTTCTACCGCATCTACGTAAACCTGCATCTTCAGGAGGTTCTCCAAAGACATTCCGGTCTCAAAGggttatgaatataaatataaagacaCGGTGATGTGATGAGAGGTGAATCGTACCTGAAGGCTCCGCTGTAGCCATAATACCTCTCATCGTTGCTGGCTTTGCATTTGTCTTTACCAGCTTCACCTCCCTTACACAATTTACACAGGTTTGATTCAGGATCTGAACCAGGAGCACAGCTTTCACTGAAGAACGTCGCTGTGGacgaaaaaaacaacaaaaaaaacagtgaagatTCAGCAGGTGATATTATACCATGATTTTATCTGCTCATAATGAGTTTGTATAAAGAAGGTGTGAGGTGGATGATATTATAAAACAGAAGCGCATCTTCTGACTCACAGAAGTCACAATCATCGTATTTGTCATGGAGGAGACCTATGGGAATGTTCCAGCCTGCTGTACGTCCCACTCCGGTGTGACACGACTTCTTGCCCCTCAGCGTATCCCAGGTCAAGCCAGAGTCTTTGCGCACTACAGCCACCGCGTAATAGGACGAGGCATCTCCTGAAGGCAGAAtgacaggaaatgacatcagtAAGGACTTAATATTCAGTTTGGatcattacattaaaatgtactcAAGCTTAACAtcttaaatcattttatattaaatagaCGATGCAGTCAGGTTACTCTGAACACGAGAAAGGTgttagaaagaaacaaagaaagaaagtaataaacatataataaataattacatacaaataaatagGTGGGAGATATCaggagagagaatgagcgaGAGGAGAGACGTTCTGGACAGGGTGAGTTTCATGAGCAGTTTTTAACTCCAAACTCCATTAATGTTGCTCTTTTATAAGATTGAGGATTTGAGAGAACCTACCTGATGCAGATTTACACTTTTctgtagagaaagaaaaacagaactgAATTGTTAGTTCTCCTGCTTTATAAACTCCAATACCTCCAAAAGACACTCGAATAAAACGCTGTCACTGCCCCGTATTTGATTAGTTTCCCATTACGGCATattacacagtgttttattcctcttataattCACCAAGGATTacccttttttatttcttaaagaacATGTCAGACTTTTTATAGTTACACCAGCtcttagtggagaggagagtgatgtagttcagagatggagatgatTAGGGAGTGATAGAGAAGGGTCAATGGGGTTTTTGGCAGGACcacagggttatacccctaccctttaccataagtgtcctgggatttttaacaaccacagagagtcaggagctcggtttaacatctcatctgaaACACCGTGCTgtttatacagtacagtgtccccgtcactacaCTGGGGCATTACACAGaacacagggtgagcgccccctgctggcctcactaataccacttccagcagcttAGCTTTCCACaagaggtctcccatccaggtactgaccagaCTCAATCCTGCtgagcttcagtgggaaaccggGCGAGAACTTCaaggagatatggctctggcttAGAgctatttaatgttgtggaacgtatGTGAAagaagttagctcctgttatgaacagttgttccttcaccagcctctcttttttactctctcttgaagtaagtaaacaaacaaacaaacaaacaaacaaaaacgcattgtaaacaaaaagaagcatacactcctctgtgctgaagatggacagcactgacactggagactccttccgtaaatgttcaataaacatctccttacagaaaacgtcaccgtatcaGCGATTACGCAAGTGAATCTGTGTTTTATTAGCCTattgtacgagtccctgtgaacgagctgttgctatagaaacgataacgtattcgaacgagcgcattaattataaataaatttgtgatgtgcagctgcgctactgtcagagccactgttatagaaaactaatcaacaccttctgaccaatcagaacgcagcACTCTCCGCAGATAAAGAAAAGTGCCGGACTGTTCGGTTCCCTTCCTCACGTCTTCCTCGCACGCTCTTGTGCGTCTGTGTGAAGTATCACAGAGCGGTGTGTGAATCCTGACACGGTGTGTAATTGTCGTTGTGGAGGTTTAATATGCAGTAACGTGGTGTTCTGCAGTCGCTCTGCAGTGTGGATTAAAGCTCTGCTCACGGACGAGAGACAGCAAAGACATTAACCTCAGGGAATTTTTAcaggttaataaataaatatatatataaatatatatcaatatattaaCAATTGGCAAAACgtgttcagttgtataaaagcTGTGGAAAACTCGACACGTTTCATTcgtgcactactgtcagagccgctgttctagaaaactaatcagcaccttctgaccaatcacggtGAAGCGTGAGGGGCTTTATGACAGTTCTCTCTCAGAGCGTAGTGTTCTTATAAAGTTTGCAGTGCAAAAGTGATTTTCTCTCACCTTCATCGTACTGCTCCACCAAGGCCGGAACCAGATCGCACTTTCCAGCAATATACACTTCTCCTCCATCAACCGCAATAGCGTCCGCCTGATTAAGCtgcacacacaaagaaataataacaaataacacaCTCAAAATGACAAACACAAAGCCTTGAATCTGTGCCACTCTTCACACTCGTTATCACTTTACCAAGATCTTCCTGAGGCAATCCTGCACCGTGCTGCCGGTTTCACAGTCCAGCTTGCTGTTGCCTGCACTGTCGACGATGTTCAGGCTCCATGCgtcacatttatttttctgaGCGTGACCCACGGCGCACCATTTAATCTTGTCGGACGACGCGCTGTCTGTCTTTTCTGGAGAGAAGAACAGATGAACTCTTTCCTGCCGTGGTCGTTAGTCCCCATGCCTTTAttatccacccacacacactgtgaatacatcacacacaccagcctCCAAAGTCTTTCCCAACCCAcactgattaaaaatgtgtatcGGCCCAGGaaaatcatacattttctcTGTGAAAGATCGCACAACACTATTACGCGCGATggcgatttcgccgattcgagAAGTTATTCACAAAAAGACAAATTGCAGCACAAATTTCGAAACAAGCCGCAGCAAACTCGGTTAAACTGGTGTAATTTGGAATTATgtactttaaagatcttttttttttttttcatttagtaccgcccttcagtaGCTACACACGATATtaacatgtttcccagaagacaaaataataacaatttaccctgatcatcctgctcaaaagttacccccccccccatcccggATCTTAACGTCCCGTGTCGCCTTCTGGAGTATCAGTGAATGttcgcaccttttgtaatagtcatgtaCGAGTCGCTCGAtcctcctcagtgtgaaaaaatGGATCTcaaatcatatagccgctgttggaaagagcTCACATATGaggaagatgctggaaaagcaaagtacgtgcaggacctggaggatttttctgaagaactgtgggaagtttaactgctcaggacgaacTAGAGACTCGTGCACAACAGGTAACGACACGCGGTAataagaatcaagcgtgtgtcgTAAGTTTCGAACcggttcgtttgtgtaaattcagttattattgtgacTTTTagactagatgtaaacatctgttatgtgaaatagcttcttcagggcaggactaaataataataaaaaaactattttaatgattcctcttagatttttttattaataacattttgcagattctgcagggggtgtgtaaatttatgcacacaactgtgtatgtatatatatatatatctatccagTGTATATTATACCTCTCCTGAGCGAGTGGATGGCATTCCAGTACTTCTCTCCCAGGTACATGTAGGCGTTGGTGAGCTCTGGGAGCCTCTGCAGATTCGTCGTCGAGTCTTTGAAGATTAGGTTTTTTGAGGTGAAGCCCTCGGACGAGAACAGACCATTTTCCTGTGACACAAAATcgtatttgacctttttttatatatatttttcatgttaCACCTTTATTAATTTTGTAAGCAACGTGTCCACATATGTTTGGCTGTGTGGTGTAAAAACCCCAGTCATGAAACCTCTTGGCTGATTAGCGTAGCCGCTGTCCCTCTGGAGGAACTCTTAAAAGTTTAATGTAGAATTCTCGATCTGAAGAACCCATTTAGTAGCATAAGAACCCTTCATTATGAACAATGAACCCTCGAAGAACTCTATTTTCTCAGAGTGTACTAAGTACCAAGAAGGTAATACGTGGCATTAAATGTCTGACAGGTTATAGGAGTTATGAAGAAAATGTAAGATAATTTAAAAACCCCACATTAAAAATACCGTATAGACGTTGTTACCTCGTTGTCACAGCCCCTGCTAGAGGGTGGAAATTTCTAGAGTTTATCGCCTGCGtaatttgatgtgttttataGTCGAGGAAATAAAGCGAGGAAACCACCTAGAGTGCTCCCTCCATTTTAGTGCACTACATGGGGTAT includes these proteins:
- the LOC128624493 gene encoding serotransferrin-2, which codes for MKLFIICVFLSGLAAVQCADCSQCVTFCKTVKWCLKSEEEFQKCTRPTNEHWPTCVKRGGTQECIEAIARGEADAITLDGGDIYTAGLAPYNLHPIIAEQYGAAEESCYYAVAVVKKGTKFGFNDLRGKKSCHTGLWKTTGWNIPIGTLIKQGQIAWGGIDEKPLEDAVAEFFSASCVPGAKNPKLCKLCKNNCQRSHDEPYYDYDGALRCLKETDADVAFVKHLTALGEKDKFELLCEDGTRKPVDDYLNCNLAQVPAHAVVSRVDKDLAFRVFTVADNIKENGLFSSEGFTSKNLIFKDSTTNLQRLPELTNAYMYLGEKYWNAIHSLRREKTDSASSDKIKWCAVGHAQKNKCDAWSLNIVDSAGNSKLDCETGSTVQDCLRKILLNQADAIAVDGGEVYIAGKCDLVPALVEQYDEEKCKSASGDASSYYAVAVVRKDSGLTWDTLRGKKSCHTGVGRTAGWNIPIGLLHDKYDDCDFSTFFSESCAPGSDPESNLCKLCKGGEAGKDKCKASNDERYYGYSGAFRCLAEGAGDVAFVKHSTVAENTDGSGPAWAKAFKSADFKLICPSGSAEITAHEQCHLAKVPAHAVVTRPEKRDDVVSFLKEQQDKFGLSGSDDSFRIFQSDGEEKSLFKDSTKCLQEVPKSQTYQDFLGEAYITSLNSLHQCPKTKSELEEACTARPCQKA